TTCCCAATATGTTATCAGATATAACAGATTTATTAAAAAAAATATCTGTAAGAGTTAATTTTTTTGAAATTTCATTTAAATTTCTTCTGCATACTATTTTAGATCGTATTTGAGTTAATTCTCCTTCTTTTTTATCAGGAAGTTTTTCACATAAAAAATGTGATATAATAGAATTTAACACAGCATCTCCTAAAAATTCGAGTCTTTGAAAATTAACAGAATAATTTTGATTCGAATTTTTTCTTTTTGTAGAAAAACTATAAATGAATACTTCCTTTAAAAATTTCGTATTTTTTGGACAAAATCCTAATATTTTTATTAATTTTCCGACTAAAATAGAATCTTCATCTTTTTCAAAATTTTCAAAAATAGTATTAGATAACATTTATTTTTTTGAATAAAATACAAACATTGTGTCCTCCAAAACCAAAAGTATTACATATACTAATTTTTACTTCTTTTTTTATAGCTTGATTTGGAATAAAATTAATTTTTTGATCTATATTCCTATCTAGATGAAACAAATTTATAGTTGGAGGTATTACTCCTTTTGTTAAAGGAAGTATAGAAGCTATTGCTTCTATTGCTCCTGCAGCACCTAATAAATGTCCTGTCATAGATTTTGTAGAATTAATATCTATATTATATATGTTTTTTTTAAAGACTTCTTGAATAGCTTTTACTTCTGCAAGATCTCCCAATTGAGTAGAAGTTCCATGAGAATTAATATGATCAACATCTTCACATTTAATGCCTGCATCTTGAATAGCCGTTTTCATAGCCAAAACGATTCCTTTTCCTTCTGGATGAGGTGCCGTAATATGATAAGCATCTCCAGACATTCCCACTCCTCCTATTTCAGCATATATATTAGCTCCTCTTTCTTGAGCATGTTTATATTCTTCAAGTATAAGACATCCGCCCCCCTCTCCTAATACAAAACCATCTCTATCTTCATCAAAAGGACGTGATGCTGTTTGATAATCTTCATTTCTAGTAGACAAGGCATGTAGGGCATTAAACCCCCCTACTCCACTTTGGGTAATAGCTGCTTCCGATCCACCTGCAATCATTATATCTGCTTTTCCTAAACAGATTAAATGATAAGCATCTGCAATTGCATTAGAAGAAGATGCACAAGCAGATACAGTCGCGTAATTTGGACCATGAAGACCATAATTCATAGAAATAAAACCAGCAGTGATATCTATGAGCATTTTAGGAATAAAAAATGGGCTAAATCTAGGATATCTTCCTCCATTTACATAATCAGAAATAGATTCTTCTAAATTGAGAAGGCCTCCAATTCCTGAAGCCCAAATCACTCCAACTCTTTCTCTTTTTTCTTTGAAAAAATTAATGCCACTATTTTTTATGGCTTCTTCAGAAGCAACAATTCCATATTGTGCACAGGGATCTAATTTTCGTCTTTCTTTTTTATTGAAAAAAAGACTTGGATCATAATTTTTTAATTCACAAGCAAATTTAGTCTTGTATTTTTTTGTATTGAAATAAGTGATAGGAGCACATCCACTTTTTCCGTTAATAAGAGAAATCCAATATTCTTCTACATTATTTCCTATCGGATTAATAGAACCAATACCAGTAACTACTACTTTTTTTAATTTCTCCATACATAAAATGCTAATCAGATTTTTTATCAATATTTTTCTTCTCAATTAAAAGATCTTCTATAGCCTGTATGGCTTCGCCTACTGTTGTTATTTTTTCTGCTTTTTCATCAGATATACTAATATTAAATTCTTTTTCAAATTCCATAATAAGTTCTACTATATCTAAGGAATCTGCTCCTAAATCATTAGTGAAACTAGCAGTAGGAACAATTTCACTTTCATCTACACTTAATTTATCTACAATAAGAGCATTGACTCTGGATGCAATGTCAGACATAGGATCATAATTTTTTTTTTCTTGTACAAAATTAGTAAACTTTTGTAAATCATATATAAATTTGCTTAATGCAGAAATATACAAAAATAACAGAAGAATGCCTTTTTCTCTAGAAAATTACGGAATATTTAATTCTTATGACAATTGTCAGTTAAATCCTTATGAATTACAAAACATAATAATTCAAAAAGGAATGGGTGTAGAAACTAAATCAGGAGTTTTAGCAATAAATACTGGCTCATTCACTGGAAGATCTCCTGAAGATAGATTTATTGTAAAGGACAGTGTTACAGAAAAAAAAGTTTGGTGGGATGATAAATTCAATCTATCTTTTGATTCGGAAAAATTTGATCATTTATATCGAAAAGTACTTAGATACTTATCTGGAAAAACATTATACATTAGAGATGGATATCTTTGTTCTGATAAACGTTATCAGTTTAATGTTCGTTCTATTAGTGAATATCCATGGTCCGATTTATTTATTCATAATCTTTTTCTAAGGTTTCCAAAAATTGGTCAAATTTTACCAGATTGGTTATTATTTTGTGCGCCTGGATTTCAAGCTGAACCCATGAAAGATGGAACACGAAGAAAAAATTTTTCTATATTAAATTTTTCTAAAAAAATAGTTTTGATTGGAGGATCAGGATATACAGGAGAAATAAAAAAATCTATTTTTTCTGTCCTAAATTTCATACTTCCTGTATATAAAAATGTATTTCCCATGCATTGTGCTGCAAATGTAGGAAAACACAAAAAAGATACAGCCCTTTTTTTTGGCTTATCTGGAACAGGAAAAACGACTATATCCAATGATCTTAACAGAAATTTGGTGGGAGATGATGAACATGGATGGACTTGTGATAACATCATTTTTAATTTCGAAGGAGGATGTTATGCAAAAATATTAGGTATTTCTAGTGAAAAAGAACCTATGATTTATCATGCTATAAAAAAAGGAGCTATGTTAGAAAATGTCATTTTAAAAAATAAAACCAAAGAAGTTGATTTTTTAGATGATTCTATTACTCAAAATATGAGAATTAGCTATCCTATTTATTTTGTAAATAATATTGAAAAAGAATTATTGTCTTCTAATATCAAAAACATTTTTTTTCTTACATATGATGCTTTTGGGGTTTTACCTCCCATAGCTAAATTAAATAGAGCACAATCTTCTTATTATTTTTTATTAGGATATACTTCTAAAGTAGCTGGAACCGAATTAAATATAGTTAAACCAAAAGCTACATTTTCTTCTTGTTTTGGTGCTCCATTCATGCCTTTGCATCCTGTTCAATACACAAATATGCTAATGAAAAAATTAGATAATACTGAAATAAATGTTTGGATGGTTAATACAGGATTAATATCAGGAGGATATTCATCTGGATATCGTATCAAATTAAATGATACTCGAAAAATTGTGAAAAGCGTTTTAGATGGTTTTTTATCAGAGGTTCCTTACGAAAAATATCCAATTTTTAATTTTAAGATCCCAAAATATTGTCCAGGGATATCTTCTCATATATTAAATCCAAAAAATTCATGGAAAAATGAAAATATGTATCAAAATCAAGTCAAAATACTTGCTCAAAAATTTATTAACCATTTTGATATGTACAGAAAATATACAGACAAAAATATTTCATCTGGAGAACCTATTTTGAAATAAACATATCATCATAATTCCTAAGATATTTACTAACATATTTACCCAAAATATCAAATTCCACATTAACAACATCTCCTACTTTCATAAGGTGAAGATTTGTTTTCTTATAAGTATAAGGAATAATGGAAACGCTAAATATATAGTGATTACATGTTATAATAGTAAGACTTATTCCATTGATAGCAATAGATCCTTTTTCTACAACTGTGTGATTTAATTTTTTTTTAGCCCGAAAAAAAAATAGCCAACTTCCATTATTTCTATTTTCTATTTGAATAATTTCAGCAGTTGTATCTACATGTCCTTGTACTACGTGTCCATTTAATCTTTCAAACATCATTAATCCTCTTTCTAAATTAACTTCATCTTTAATTTTTAAAAAATTTAAGTTAGTGCAGAACAAAGTTTCTTCAGAAGCTATGACTGAATAAGTTTTTTCATTAATATCTATAATGGTAAAACATATTCCATTATGACAAATGCTTTGATTTATTTTAATTTCATCTGAAAATGGATTAATGAAAGTAATACAAAGATTATTTTTATCACGATTGAATTGATATACTTTTGTTGTACATTCTACAATGCCAGTAAACATAATAATTATTGATAATTTTAATCAAATTAAATATTAAATGAATTATAGAAAAAAAAAAATTAGAGTGGGATTTACCACAGGTGATATTAACGGAATAGGAATAGAAATTTTTTTAAAAGTATGTCGGAAAAAAAGACTTTTAGATTTTTTTACTCCAATATTATTTGGATCTACTAAATTATGTTCTTATTATAAGAAAATCTTAAATCTTGAGATCAATCATATCCGAGAAGTAAAAAATTTTAAAGAAATCATTGATTACAAAATCAATGTACTCAATATATGGAAAGAAGATATCAAATTTGAATCTATAAAAATCAATAATCCAGATTCAGGTAAATATCCTATTTTATCTTTAAAAAAAGCTGTAAAAGCTTTAAAAGAAGGAAAAATTGACGTACTTGTGACAGCTCCAGTCAACAAAAAATATATGAATTTGAAAGGTTTCTCATTTTTTGGACATACTGAATATTTACAAAATGTTTTGGAAGGAGAATCACTAATGATAATGATTCATGATATTTTAAAAATAGCTTTAGTAACTAATCATTTGCCTTTAAAAAAAGTCACTTCGGAATTAAACATAAAAAAAATAATAAAATCGATAAAAATTCTACATCAATCCCTTATTATTGATTTTTCTATAGAAAAACCAAAAATCGCTGTTTTAGGATGTAATCCTCACTCAAGTGATAATGGATTAATAGGAGATGAAGAAAAAACAAAAATCAAACCTGCTATTGATTGTTTATTTCAAAAACAAGGATGGACGGTTTTTGGACCTTATTCTTCAGACAGTTTTTTTGGAAATCAAGTCTATCGTAATTTTGATGCTGTTTTAGCCATGTATCATGATCAAGGTTTAATTCCTTTTAAAACATTAACTTTTAATCACGGAGTGAATTTTACAGCAGGTCTTTCTCACATACGAACTTCTCCAGATCACGGGGTTGCCTATGATATAGCTAAAAAAGGAATTGCTAATGAAAATTCTTTTGAAGAAGCTATTTTTAGCGCTATAAAAATATTTAAAAATAGAAAAGAATATATGAAACTTAGTTCTTACAGAACTTCCAAATCGTTATAAAATAACAATGATTGAATTATTTTTTATTTGCAAAATGCCGCTTTTTATTTTTATTTTTTTTCTATTTTTTCCATCTTCTAATTTTATGATCCCATTTTTTAATATGGATATAAAATAAGCATGGTTTTCTAATACTTGAAAAGATCCACAAAATCCAGGAGCTGTAATGGAAACTATATTTCCTTGATACAATATATTATCACAATCAATAATTTTGATTTTCATAATTTATATTTTTTTTACAGTTTCTATCACTTGTTCAATAGTTCCTTTTAGATTAAAGGCTATTTCTGGAATGTGATCCAACTCCCCATCTATTATCATATTAAATCCTTTGATTGTATCCTCAATTTTTACGAATTCTCCTTCAATTCCTGTAAACTGTTTTGCAACATGAAATGGTTGAGATAAAAAACGTTGAATACGCCTAGCTCTGGAAACTATTAATTTATCTTCTTCACTTAATTCTTCTATTCCTAGAATAGCTATAATATCTTGTAAAGAATTATATTTTTGTAAAATTTCTTTAACGCGTTGTGCACAATTATAATGATCTTTGTCTATTATATCCGGAGACAAAATGCGAGAAGTAGAATCCAAAGGATCTACTGCAGGATAAATTCCTAAAGATGCTATTTTTCTGGAAAGAACTGTTGTTGCATCCAAATGAGAAAATGTAATAGCAGGAGCAGGATCTGTTAAATCATCAGCAGGAACATAAACAGCTTGCACTGAAGTGATAGATCCTTTTTTCGTTGAAGTTATTCTTTCCTGCATAGAACCCATTTCTGATGATAAAGTTGGCTGATATCCTACAGATGAAGGGATCCTTCCTAATAAGGCAGAAACTTCTGATCCTGCTTGAGTAAATCTAAATATATTGTCTATAAAAAACAAAACATCTTGTCCTCCTTTTCCTTCTACATATTGATCTCTATAATATTCAGCTAATGTTAATCCAGATAAAGCTACTCTAGCTCTAGCTCCGGGAGGCTCATTCATTTGACCAAACACAAAAGCAGCTTTAGATTCCTTAAGTTCTTCTTTATCTACTTTGGAAAGATCCCAATATCCTTTTTTCATGGATTTCATAAAAGAATCTCCATATTTTATAATTCCAGATTCTAACATTTCTCTTAATAAATCATTTCCTTCCCTAGATCTTTCTCCTACTCCTGCAAAAACAGATCTTCCTCCATGTCCTTTCGCTACATTGTTGATTAATTCTTGTATTAACACAGTTTTTCCTACTCCTGCTCCACCAAATAAACCAATCTTCCCTCCTTTCGGATAAGGTTCTATTAAATCTATGACTTTAATTCCTGTATACAATATTTCTGTTTCTGTTGATAAGTCTTTAAATGCTGGAGGTTCACTGTGAATAGGTCTAGTTATAGACCTATCTACATCTCCTAATCCATCTATGCAATCTCCCAAAACATTAAAAACTCTACCATTGATGGATTGACCTACAGGAACGCTAATTGGTTTCCCTAATCCATCAACCTCTTGACCTCTTTGCAATCCATCCGTTACTTCCATAGAAATGCAGCGAACATTTTTATCTCCAATATGTTGTTGAACTTCTAAAACTATTTTGTTTTTTTTGGATAAATTGACTTCCAACGCATCATAAATTTTAGGAAGTGTTTCACTCTCTTGAAAAGAAACATCAATTACAGGTCCTATAATTTGAGTAATTATTCCCTTTAGCTTTTTTTTATGCATTATGCAATCCCTTTTGATTAAAAAATCATAAAAATATAAATTCAGTATCTTTGTATTTGTAAATGTAAGAGAAAAAAGATAAAAATTTTGAAAATTTATTCATTTATTGATGAATTTTCTTCTCTTTCTCCATGTATATTGACTCTTGGAGTTTTTGATGGGGTTCATATGGGACATAAAAAAATGATTCAAAATCTAATTTTTAGAGCTGAAAAAAAGTATTGTCCCGTTTTGCTTACTTTTTATCCACATCCAAAAGAAATATTGAATCCTGGTAAAAGATTCTTCTATTTAAACACTCTTTCTGAAAGAATATATAACTTGAAAAAAATAGGAGTAAAACATTTGATTATTCATCCTTTTACCACAATTTTCTCAAAATTAAGCACAAAAAACTTTTTCGAAAAAATCTTACATTCTAAATTTAGAATCAAACAAATTATTACTGGATATGATTCTCATCTTGGAAAAAACAGAGATGGTTCTTACGAAGAATTAAAAAAATTCTCTCATATTTACGGATTTCAACTTGATAAAGTTGAACCTTGCAAATTAAACAAAAAAATAATTAGTTCTACTGATATTCGCGAATCTCTTTTATTAGGAAATATACAATGGGCTAACAAAGCCCTAGGATATTTTTATCCATTATCCGGTAATGTTATGAAAGGGAAAGGAATAGGTAGAACTATTGATTTTCCAACTGCAAATCTACAAGTAAATTCAAAAAAATTAATACCAAAAAACGGAGTTTATGCTGTAAAAATTAATTATCTGGATAATATTTACCAAGGAATGTTAAATATAGGAGTTAATCCTACTGTTAATCAAAAAAATCAAAAAATCAATATAGAAGTACATATTTTTGATTTTTTCGAAAATATTTATGGTAAAAAAATAGAGATTTTAATAATTCATATGGTTCGCGAAGAAAAAAAGTTTAACACACTTCAAGAATTAAAAGAACAAATTAGAAAAGATGAAGTAAATATTAAAAAATTTTTTTCTTGTGAAAAAAAAAATTGATCAAATTATTCAAGACCTATTATTGTCACAAAAAACGGATTTGAATCAGAAATACATATTAATATCAAAAGGATATTCTATCATAGAATATATAAAAAATAAATATAAATCAAAATTTAGCCCAGAGACTGAATTTTTTACAATCGAAAAATTTTTCGAAAAAATTTCTGGATTACAAATTTTAGATAATCATTCTATTCTTCTCTATTTCTTTTCTCTATTAAAAGATGATTTTTTAGAGAAAAATTTCAATAGTTTTTTTAATTGGGGACCTAAAATATTAAACGATTTTCAAAATATAGACATCAATATGATTGATGTGGAAGGCTTTTTTTCTTCTATTATTTCTACAGAAAAAATAAAAAAGTGGAATTTGAATATTTTAGAACAAGAAAAATTTCTTTTTTGGGAAAAAATTCATGAATATTATTATATTCTGCAATCTCAACTTTTAAAAAAAGGAATCACTTATCAAGGGATGCTTTTCAAAATAGCTCTTTCTCGTTTTGATTTTTTTTTATCTGAAAATTCAAGTACAAAAATTTTGTTGTTTATAGATTTTATATTGAATAAATGTGAAAAAATTTTTGTTCAAAAAATCATTCAATATAGTCATGGCTCAGTCTATCACTTATATGAAAAGAAAATCAAAAAAAATATTTTTGAATCTAAAATTCATAATCAAAATACAACTTCTAAAACACATAAAAAATTTAATAATTTAAAAGTGATTGAAGTTTCAAAAGAAATAGAACAAGTAAAGACTGTAGAAAATATAGTATACAAATTGATTAAAAAAGGAAAAAAACCCTGCAATATACTCATAATACCAGGGGATAACTGCTTATTAATTCCGTTATTACATTCTATAAAAAAATTAGGAATCAACATGTCTATAAACATAGATTATTACTTCAAAAATATTCCTATTTATTATACTTTTTATTCCATATTTCAGTTATTATTAAGAAAAGATAAATTCAAAAAATTTACTAAGAAAGATGTCATTAGAGTTCTATCTGATGGATATATTCAGAAGTTTTTTATAAAAAAAAATTCTTTATTAAAAAAATTGAAAAATGAAAATGATTCAGATTTGATTTCCGAAGATTTCATAAAAAAATATTTACTAAAAAATGATTTATGGATTATTTTTCAAATTTCAACTCATAACACAAAAATTATTCTTCTAAGTCTTATTAGTTTTATTAGAAAATTAAAAAAACTGCTTTTTGCAAATAGGAATAAACATTTTATAGAATTAAGATTTCTTTTTAAGTTAGAAGTTTATATAAACAAACTAAGAACAATAGTTAGAAAGAAGAAAAATTTATTGATCGGAATCAATGACATATTTAAGATATATGAACAATTTGTGAATACAAAAAGTATACGATACATACGTAAAAACAAAAGAGGATTATATATAACAGGTTTTATGGATCTTTTCTTTAAAAATTTCGATGTGGTGATCATAACCTCTTTTAATGAAGGAATAATCCCTCCAAAAAATCATGAAAAAAACTATTCTTTTATTCCTTTTGATC
This sequence is a window from Blattabacterium cuenoti. Protein-coding genes within it:
- a CDS encoding ribonuclease III family protein, with product MLSNTIFENFEKDEDSILVGKLIKILGFCPKNTKFLKEVFIYSFSTKRKNSNQNYSVNFQRLEFLGDAVLNSIISHFLCEKLPDKKEGELTQIRSKIVCRRNLNEISKKLTLTDIFFNKSVISDNILGNTLEALIGFIYLEIGYQGCKDFVHQKILHAHVNISKLQNEIFSYKVWMIEWSQKNKFIINFKTFRERENKNVITYLSELTVLECEIQTEGRGPSKKKSEEMAAKEAYFLVLKQCRKNT
- the fabF gene encoding beta-ketoacyl-ACP synthase II, which encodes MEKLKKVVVTGIGSINPIGNNVEEYWISLINGKSGCAPITYFNTKKYKTKFACELKNYDPSLFFNKKERRKLDPCAQYGIVASEEAIKNSGINFFKEKRERVGVIWASGIGGLLNLEESISDYVNGGRYPRFSPFFIPKMLIDITAGFISMNYGLHGPNYATVSACASSSNAIADAYHLICLGKADIMIAGGSEAAITQSGVGGFNALHALSTRNEDYQTASRPFDEDRDGFVLGEGGGCLILEEYKHAQERGANIYAEIGGVGMSGDAYHITAPHPEGKGIVLAMKTAIQDAGIKCEDVDHINSHGTSTQLGDLAEVKAIQEVFKKNIYNIDINSTKSMTGHLLGAAGAIEAIASILPLTKGVIPPTINLFHLDRNIDQKINFIPNQAIKKEVKISICNTFGFGGHNVCILFKKINVI
- a CDS encoding acyl carrier protein, producing MSDIASRVNALIVDKLSVDESEIVPTASFTNDLGADSLDIVELIMEFEKEFNISISDEKAEKITTVGEAIQAIEDLLIEKKNIDKKSD
- a CDS encoding phosphoenolpyruvate carboxykinase (ATP) — translated: MPFSLENYGIFNSYDNCQLNPYELQNIIIQKGMGVETKSGVLAINTGSFTGRSPEDRFIVKDSVTEKKVWWDDKFNLSFDSEKFDHLYRKVLRYLSGKTLYIRDGYLCSDKRYQFNVRSISEYPWSDLFIHNLFLRFPKIGQILPDWLLFCAPGFQAEPMKDGTRRKNFSILNFSKKIVLIGGSGYTGEIKKSIFSVLNFILPVYKNVFPMHCAANVGKHKKDTALFFGLSGTGKTTISNDLNRNLVGDDEHGWTCDNIIFNFEGGCYAKILGISSEKEPMIYHAIKKGAMLENVILKNKTKEVDFLDDSITQNMRISYPIYFVNNIEKELLSSNIKNIFFLTYDAFGVLPPIAKLNRAQSSYYFLLGYTSKVAGTELNIVKPKATFSSCFGAPFMPLHPVQYTNMLMKKLDNTEINVWMVNTGLISGGYSSGYRIKLNDTRKIVKSVLDGFLSEVPYEKYPIFNFKIPKYCPGISSHILNPKNSWKNENMYQNQVKILAQKFINHFDMYRKYTDKNISSGEPILK
- a CDS encoding riboflavin synthase; amino-acid sequence: MFTGIVECTTKVYQFNRDKNNLCITFINPFSDEIKINQSICHNGICFTIIDINEKTYSVIASEETLFCTNLNFLKIKDEVNLERGLMMFERLNGHVVQGHVDTTAEIIQIENRNNGSWLFFFRAKKKLNHTVVEKGSIAINGISLTIITCNHYIFSVSIIPYTYKKTNLHLMKVGDVVNVEFDILGKYVSKYLRNYDDMFISK
- the pdxA gene encoding 4-hydroxythreonine-4-phosphate dehydrogenase PdxA — protein: MNYRKKKIRVGFTTGDINGIGIEIFLKVCRKKRLLDFFTPILFGSTKLCSYYKKILNLEINHIREVKNFKEIIDYKINVLNIWKEDIKFESIKINNPDSGKYPILSLKKAVKALKEGKIDVLVTAPVNKKYMNLKGFSFFGHTEYLQNVLEGESLMIMIHDILKIALVTNHLPLKKVTSELNIKKIIKSIKILHQSLIIDFSIEKPKIAVLGCNPHSSDNGLIGDEEKTKIKPAIDCLFQKQGWTVFGPYSSDSFFGNQVYRNFDAVLAMYHDQGLIPFKTLTFNHGVNFTAGLSHIRTSPDHGVAYDIAKKGIANENSFEEAIFSAIKIFKNRKEYMKLSSYRTSKSL
- a CDS encoding FoF1 ATP synthase subunit delta/epsilon gives rise to the protein MKIKIIDCDNILYQGNIVSITAPGFCGSFQVLENHAYFISILKNGIIKLEDGKNRKKIKIKSGILQIKNNSIIVIL
- the atpD gene encoding F0F1 ATP synthase subunit beta translates to MHKKKLKGIITQIIGPVIDVSFQESETLPKIYDALEVNLSKKNKIVLEVQQHIGDKNVRCISMEVTDGLQRGQEVDGLGKPISVPVGQSINGRVFNVLGDCIDGLGDVDRSITRPIHSEPPAFKDLSTETEILYTGIKVIDLIEPYPKGGKIGLFGGAGVGKTVLIQELINNVAKGHGGRSVFAGVGERSREGNDLLREMLESGIIKYGDSFMKSMKKGYWDLSKVDKEELKESKAAFVFGQMNEPPGARARVALSGLTLAEYYRDQYVEGKGGQDVLFFIDNIFRFTQAGSEVSALLGRIPSSVGYQPTLSSEMGSMQERITSTKKGSITSVQAVYVPADDLTDPAPAITFSHLDATTVLSRKIASLGIYPAVDPLDSTSRILSPDIIDKDHYNCAQRVKEILQKYNSLQDIIAILGIEELSEEDKLIVSRARRIQRFLSQPFHVAKQFTGIEGEFVKIEDTIKGFNMIIDGELDHIPEIAFNLKGTIEQVIETVKKI
- a CDS encoding bifunctional riboflavin kinase/FAD synthetase codes for the protein MKIYSFIDEFSSLSPCILTLGVFDGVHMGHKKMIQNLIFRAEKKYCPVLLTFYPHPKEILNPGKRFFYLNTLSERIYNLKKIGVKHLIIHPFTTIFSKLSTKNFFEKILHSKFRIKQIITGYDSHLGKNRDGSYEELKKFSHIYGFQLDKVEPCKLNKKIISSTDIRESLLLGNIQWANKALGYFYPLSGNVMKGKGIGRTIDFPTANLQVNSKKLIPKNGVYAVKINYLDNIYQGMLNIGVNPTVNQKNQKINIEVHIFDFFENIYGKKIEILIIHMVREEKKFNTLQELKEQIRKDEVNIKKFFSCEKKN
- a CDS encoding PD-(D/E)XK nuclease family protein, with the protein product MKKKIDQIIQDLLLSQKTDLNQKYILISKGYSIIEYIKNKYKSKFSPETEFFTIEKFFEKISGLQILDNHSILLYFFSLLKDDFLEKNFNSFFNWGPKILNDFQNIDINMIDVEGFFSSIISTEKIKKWNLNILEQEKFLFWEKIHEYYYILQSQLLKKGITYQGMLFKIALSRFDFFLSENSSTKILLFIDFILNKCEKIFVQKIIQYSHGSVYHLYEKKIKKNIFESKIHNQNTTSKTHKKFNNLKVIEVSKEIEQVKTVENIVYKLIKKGKKPCNILIIPGDNCLLIPLLHSIKKLGINMSINIDYYFKNIPIYYTFYSIFQLLLRKDKFKKFTKKDVIRVLSDGYIQKFFIKKNSLLKKLKNENDSDLISEDFIKKYLLKNDLWIIFQISTHNTKIILLSLISFIRKLKKLLFANRNKHFIELRFLFKLEVYINKLRTIVRKKKNLLIGINDIFKIYEQFVNTKSIRYIRKNKRGLYITGFMDLFFKNFDVVIITSFNEGIIPPKNHEKNYSFIPFDLRQRLKMKDFNNDIYFHHFIRIFQSSTETYLIYKNQPDEINSGEKSRFIHQMEMNYKISTEKINNPFISINLLKVPIVIEKTKSIIHRLHELIAQGLSPSSIHLYNYNPLLFYYKKILRLDDPEETSFKKKVGQVIHQILKILYSPIIENFITINRIHDMKKISESIVKKVLLGKQKTIEGKNMLFYCIIKTYIENFISWDEKCIQNGHKIFVKEIECKVSTILNVGSKKVNLHGIIDRIDEYDGIPRILDYKIGFSKIKEMNVSLKNIKNIFQDPNYANTMQLLIYVYLWFKSPIFFEKKSPTIVEILSPEKNGEILPIPINFFHQKKRNITYEDYRKNFLPFLIKRISEILDPKIPIIEKIY